A region of Candidatus Omnitrophota bacterium DNA encodes the following proteins:
- the map gene encoding type I methionyl aminopeptidase: MISIKSLKELSLMREAGRIVARVIEELASMVKEGISTYELGERAEEIFEQFGAISAFKNYRGFPGVICTSVNEELIHGIPRREKVLREGDILSLDVGVKYNGFFADAAVTIGLGKISVEAAKLIETTRNALYTGIRLAKSEVHLGDVSHAIQQYVEEHGFSVVREFVGHGIGSGMHEEPEIPNFGEPGYGPILKKGMTIAIEPMVNLGRPEVEILSDGWTVVSKDRKLTAHFEHTICIDDREPIILTSHHLS, translated from the coding sequence ATGATTTCCATAAAGTCACTGAAAGAACTGAGCCTCATGCGTGAAGCGGGAAGAATTGTCGCTCGGGTAATTGAGGAATTGGCTTCCATGGTAAAAGAAGGAATTTCTACATATGAACTGGGAGAAAGAGCAGAAGAAATTTTTGAACAATTCGGAGCTATTTCTGCATTCAAGAACTACCGTGGTTTTCCAGGAGTGATATGCACTTCGGTAAACGAAGAACTTATCCATGGTATACCGAGGAGAGAAAAAGTTTTAAGAGAGGGAGATATCCTGAGTTTAGACGTAGGGGTAAAATATAATGGTTTTTTTGCAGACGCGGCGGTTACTATAGGTTTGGGTAAAATCAGTGTAGAAGCAGCTAAGCTTATAGAAACCACGCGGAATGCGCTCTATACAGGTATAAGATTAGCCAAATCCGAGGTGCATCTCGGAGATGTTTCACATGCTATCCAGCAGTATGTAGAGGAACATGGTTTTAGCGTGGTGAGGGAATTTGTGGGACACGGGATTGGGAGTGGAATGCACGAAGAACCCGAAATTCCTAATTTTGGTGAGCCTGGGTATGGTCCAATCTTAAAGAAAGGGATGACCATTGCTATAGAACCGATGGTTAATTTGGGTAGGCCGGAAGTAGAGATATTGTCTGATGGATGGACAGTGGTGAGCAAGGATAGAAAGTTAACCGCCCATTTTGAACACACTATTTGTATAGATGATAGGGAACCAATTATTCTGACTTCTCATCATCTATCCTAA
- the rpsK gene encoding 30S ribosomal protein S11: MAKTKRTKKKKIIRTVSKGIAHIQATFNNTIITITDARGQVVSWSSAGSVGFKGSRKSTPFAAQIAATDVAKKALEYGVKEIDVLVKGPGSGRETAIRALQASGLKINSIKDVTPIPHNGCRPPKRRRV; the protein is encoded by the coding sequence ATGGCTAAGACAAAACGAACGAAGAAAAAGAAGATTATCCGCACAGTAAGTAAAGGAATAGCCCATATTCAGGCAACTTTTAATAATACTATTATTACGATAACTGATGCCAGAGGTCAGGTTGTTTCTTGGTCAAGTGCAGGTTCTGTTGGTTTTAAGGGTTCGCGTAAATCTACACCATTTGCTGCACAGATAGCCGCTACCGATGTAGCAAAAAAGGCTTTGGAGTATGGGGTAAAAGAGATAGATGTTTTAGTAAAGGGTCCCGGTTCGGGAAGAGAAACTGCTATAAGAGCATTACAGGCTTCGGGATTAAAGATAAATTCTATAAAAGATGTAACCCCTATTCCCCATAATGGGTGTCGACCACCCAAACGAAGGAGAGTATAG
- a CDS encoding 3-isopropylmalate dehydratase small subunit: protein MQGKAHKFGNDINTDYIISGRYKFSITDPKELAKHIFEDISPGFFQKIKDGDFVVAGRNFGCGSSREQAPLAIKVSGVKAVLAKSFARIFYRNAINLGLMLIEADTSRIDDSDELEIDLESNKIRNITKDIVIDIKPLPSLMQEILRAGGAIEYFKKHKI from the coding sequence ATGCAGGGAAAAGCACATAAATTTGGCAATGATATAAACACTGATTATATCATCTCAGGAAGGTATAAATTTTCTATTACCGACCCAAAGGAATTGGCAAAACATATATTTGAGGATATTTCCCCCGGTTTTTTTCAGAAGATTAAAGATGGAGATTTTGTTGTTGCAGGGAGGAATTTTGGTTGTGGTTCTTCTCGGGAACAGGCTCCTTTAGCCATAAAGGTAAGTGGTGTTAAGGCGGTGCTTGCCAAGAGTTTTGCACGGATTTTTTACCGCAATGCCATAAATTTAGGGCTTATGCTTATTGAAGCGGATACCTCAAGAATAGATGATAGCGATGAATTAGAAATAGATTTAGAGAGTAATAAAATAAGGAATATTACTAAAGATATAGTGATAGATATAAAACCTTTGCCCTCTTTGATGCAGGAGATTCTTAGAGCAGGGGGAGCGATAGAATATTTTAAAAAACACAAAATATAA
- the rplO gene encoding 50S ribosomal protein L15: MKLHEIRPRMSRKSKKRVGRGPGSGHGKTSGRGHKGQKARTGFELRPGFEGGQMPLIRRIPKRGFVNKFSKIFQVVNLGDLNKKFSKDEVITPEVLKERCLINKLSLPVKILGKGDLEKPLVIHAHRFSRQALEKIKKIGASFELINL; this comes from the coding sequence ATGAAACTGCATGAGATAAGACCTCGGATGAGTAGAAAAAGTAAAAAGCGTGTTGGCAGAGGTCCGGGTTCTGGTCACGGCAAGACTTCGGGAAGAGGGCATAAAGGACAGAAGGCGAGGACAGGTTTTGAACTTCGTCCAGGGTTCGAAGGAGGACAAATGCCCCTTATAAGAAGAATTCCCAAGCGGGGGTTTGTGAATAAATTTTCCAAGATTTTCCAAGTAGTAAACCTTGGGGACCTAAACAAAAAGTTTAGCAAAGATGAGGTAATAACTCCCGAAGTTCTGAAAGAAAGATGTCTCATCAACAAGCTCAGTTTGCCGGTAAAAATTTTAGGGAAAGGGGATTTGGAAAAACCATTGGTCATTCATGCCCATCGGTTCAGCCGTCAGGCTTTAGAAAAGATAAAAAAGATAGGTGCAAGTTTTGAACTTATAAATTTATAG
- the rpsM gene encoding 30S ribosomal protein S13: MPRILGLDIPKEKKIEIALAYLYGIGRSLAKRILKEAQINPNIRAKDLSDEQISKITNIIQKNYKVEGDLRREISQNIKHLMEIGCYRGLRHRKGLPVRGQRTRTNARTRKGPSKGVGMRKKKTVTPVTKEVK; the protein is encoded by the coding sequence ATGCCAAGGATTTTAGGATTAGATATACCCAAAGAAAAAAAGATAGAGATAGCTTTAGCCTACCTTTATGGTATTGGGAGGTCTTTAGCTAAGCGCATATTAAAAGAGGCCCAGATTAACCCTAATATTCGTGCTAAGGATTTAAGCGACGAACAGATTTCCAAGATCACTAATATAATCCAGAAGAATTATAAAGTTGAAGGAGATTTGAGAAGAGAAATTTCCCAAAATATAAAACACCTGATGGAAATAGGTTGCTATCGAGGCTTGCGTCATCGCAAAGGATTACCGGTAAGGGGGCAGAGGACGCGTACCAATGCTCGCACCAGAAAAGGCCCTAGTAAAGGGGTGGGTATGCGTAAGAAAAAGACCGTAACACCCGTAACAAAAGAGGTGAAATAA
- the infA gene encoding translation initiation factor IF-1, which yields MAKEEPIKIDGIIRETLPNAMFKVEIEGGHLVLAHVCGKMRMNYIKILPGDTVVLELSPYDLTRGRIIYRKK from the coding sequence ATGGCTAAAGAGGAGCCCATAAAAATTGATGGAATAATAAGAGAGACATTACCCAATGCGATGTTTAAAGTAGAGATAGAAGGTGGTCACCTTGTATTGGCGCATGTGTGTGGGAAAATGCGGATGAATTATATAAAGATTCTTCCCGGCGATACAGTTGTTTTGGAACTTTCGCCCTATGATTTAACGCGGGGAAGGATTATTTATAGGAAAAAATAA
- a CDS encoding malate dehydrogenase, which translates to MEKTKISIIGAGNVGAQTAMRILELDLADVVLLDIQEDLAKAKAFDLTDAGAIMGYRAKVTATGDYANIKDSDIVIITAGFTRKPGMAREELLEKNAQVIKEAVSGIKEYAKNSIIIVVTNPLDILTHLTLKLSGFSSTRVMGMAGVLDSARFSVQLADFIKTPPRDIKSVVLGSHSDKMLLLSRFCRYKKKGIINILRTEDLKTAEERTRRRGSEIVGLLKGGSAFFAPSAGVMRMVEAIVKDKKEIMPVCCYLDGYYGLKDVTLGNLARIGRKGIEEIIELDLTFEEKKLLQEQAEEIRFSIQKLSI; encoded by the coding sequence ATGGAAAAGACAAAAATTTCAATTATCGGCGCAGGTAATGTAGGGGCACAAACCGCAATGCGTATTTTGGAACTTGATTTAGCAGATGTTGTTTTATTAGATATCCAAGAAGATTTAGCGAAAGCAAAGGCTTTTGATTTAACGGATGCAGGTGCGATTATGGGCTATAGAGCAAAAGTTACTGCAACGGGAGATTACGCAAACATAAAAGATTCAGATATTGTGATAATTACCGCAGGGTTTACGCGCAAACCAGGGATGGCCCGAGAGGAACTTCTGGAAAAGAATGCCCAGGTAATTAAGGAAGCAGTATCCGGAATAAAAGAGTATGCAAAAAATTCTATCATCATCGTCGTAACCAATCCCCTTGACATTCTTACGCATCTTACTCTAAAATTAAGCGGTTTTTCCTCAACACGGGTAATGGGAATGGCAGGGGTATTAGATTCTGCACGGTTTTCTGTCCAATTAGCAGATTTTATAAAGACTCCACCTCGAGATATAAAAAGTGTAGTTTTAGGTAGCCATTCAGATAAAATGCTTCTTCTTTCGCGTTTCTGTAGGTATAAGAAGAAGGGGATAATTAATATCTTAAGAACTGAAGATTTAAAAACTGCAGAAGAAAGAACAAGAAGACGCGGTTCGGAGATTGTAGGATTACTTAAAGGAGGCAGTGCTTTTTTTGCTCCTTCTGCTGGAGTTATGAGGATGGTTGAAGCAATTGTCAAAGATAAAAAAGAGATTATGCCTGTTTGTTGTTATTTGGACGGTTATTATGGTTTAAAGGATGTTACCTTAGGCAATTTAGCAAGGATTGGGAGGAAGGGAATTGAGGAAATAATTGAATTGGATTTAACTTTTGAAGAAAAAAAATTACTTCAAGAACAGGCAGAAGAAATTCGCTTTTCTATACAAAAATTATCAATTTAG
- the secY gene encoding preprotein translocase subunit SecY: MLEAFVNALKISDLRKRILFTLGALVVYRIGCYIPTPGIDGKALAEFFEKIRQTQGGTLFGIMNMFSGGAMERLTIFALGIMPNISASIILQLLTAVIPYFEKLAKEEMGRKKIVQYTRYGTVLLGIIQSFFISLWLENPAHFQGMQIVPHPGWGFRFLTLITLTTGTIFLMWLGEQISDRGIGNGISLIITVGITSRIPTAVYQLFLLLSPFSPTRRQLQPIVLVIMAVMLIAVTVAVIVITQAQRKIPVQYAKRIIGHRMYGGQSTYLPLRINQAGVIPIIFAQSIILFPATLAGFIPNPKFQALAAQLLRGHWLYTILYTLLIIFFSYFYTAVTFNPIEISENMQRFGGFIPGVRPGKSTSDYLDFIMTRVTLAGAIFLAGIAVFPDLIGAWLKVPYLIASFFGGTALLIVVGVILDTMRQIESHLLMRHYEGFMKKGKIRGRR; this comes from the coding sequence ATGTTAGAAGCGTTTGTTAATGCATTAAAGATATCAGATTTGAGAAAGCGTATTTTATTTACTTTAGGAGCGCTGGTAGTTTATCGCATCGGATGCTATATTCCAACACCGGGAATAGATGGCAAAGCGTTGGCAGAATTTTTTGAGAAAATTAGACAGACGCAAGGTGGAACTCTTTTCGGGATTATGAATATGTTTAGCGGCGGTGCCATGGAACGTTTAACCATTTTTGCTTTAGGCATTATGCCTAATATCTCTGCTTCCATTATCTTACAGTTGCTTACAGCAGTAATTCCTTATTTTGAGAAATTAGCAAAAGAAGAAATGGGTAGAAAAAAGATTGTCCAATATACACGCTATGGGACGGTGCTTTTGGGTATAATCCAATCTTTTTTTATAAGTTTGTGGTTAGAAAACCCCGCGCATTTTCAAGGTATGCAGATTGTTCCTCATCCTGGTTGGGGTTTTCGTTTTCTTACTTTAATAACTTTGACTACCGGAACTATATTCCTTATGTGGTTAGGAGAGCAGATTAGCGACCGTGGGATAGGTAACGGCATTTCTTTGATTATTACCGTTGGTATAACTTCGCGTATTCCTACCGCCGTATATCAACTTTTTCTTCTCCTTTCACCATTTTCACCAACGAGAAGACAGCTCCAACCGATTGTATTGGTTATAATGGCAGTGATGTTGATTGCAGTAACTGTAGCGGTTATTGTAATTACTCAGGCACAGAGAAAAATACCCGTCCAATATGCAAAGAGGATTATTGGTCATCGTATGTATGGAGGGCAAAGTACTTATTTGCCTTTAAGAATAAACCAGGCAGGAGTTATCCCTATCATTTTTGCTCAATCAATAATCCTTTTCCCTGCGACCTTAGCAGGGTTTATCCCTAATCCAAAATTTCAGGCATTAGCCGCACAACTTTTGCGTGGACATTGGTTATATACTATTCTTTATACTCTATTGATAATTTTCTTTAGTTATTTTTATACAGCAGTAACCTTTAATCCTATAGAGATATCGGAGAATATGCAGAGGTTTGGTGGTTTTATCCCTGGAGTAAGACCGGGGAAAAGTACTTCTGATTATTTGGATTTTATAATGACGCGTGTTACTTTGGCAGGGGCAATATTTTTAGCAGGTATTGCAGTTTTTCCAGACCTTATTGGTGCCTGGCTTAAGGTGCCTTATTTAATTGCCAGTTTTTTTGGAGGGACTGCTCTATTGATTGTTGTAGGTGTGATATTAGATACGATGCGTCAGATTGAATCACACCTTCTTATGCGTCATTACGAAGGTTTTATGAAGAAGGGTAAAATACGCGGAAGACGATAG
- a CDS encoding DNA-directed RNA polymerase subunit alpha yields the protein MPKKLVFDEKTYTDFYGKFIAEPFEKGYGVTIGNSLRRVLLSSIEGAAVTNVKIEGVLHEFSTIPGVLEDVPQILLNIKNLVVKTNTRTPHTITLKREKKGEVTAKDIVTDETAEIINRDLYIATLTKDTKFFVEMEVSRGRGYVPAERNKKEEQPIGIIPIDAIFSPVRKVNFEVENTRVGQMTDYDKLILEIWTNGSMTPKDALLYAANILQRHLDIFVNFGELPEEEIHEEEEAETELSDKLNTPISELELSVRSENCLKEANIKTIGDLVKCTEQDLLRYRNFGKKSLAEIQGILKGMGLSLGMGGDKNKKSSKKEEK from the coding sequence ATGCCCAAGAAACTGGTATTTGATGAGAAAACATATACCGATTTCTATGGAAAATTTATTGCTGAACCTTTTGAGAAGGGTTATGGAGTGACTATTGGTAATTCTTTACGTAGAGTTTTACTTTCCTCCATCGAAGGAGCAGCGGTTACCAATGTCAAGATAGAGGGAGTATTGCATGAGTTTTCTACCATTCCCGGTGTTTTGGAAGATGTTCCCCAAATTCTTCTTAATATAAAGAATTTGGTAGTCAAAACAAATACTCGAACCCCCCACACCATTACTCTAAAGCGGGAAAAGAAAGGTGAAGTCACTGCTAAAGATATTGTTACTGATGAAACAGCAGAAATTATTAATCGCGATTTATATATCGCCACCCTAACCAAGGATACTAAATTTTTTGTAGAGATGGAAGTATCAAGGGGTAGAGGATATGTTCCTGCGGAGAGAAATAAAAAAGAAGAACAGCCCATTGGGATAATACCTATTGATGCCATATTTAGCCCGGTGAGAAAAGTGAATTTTGAAGTAGAGAATACACGCGTGGGGCAGATGACGGATTATGACAAATTGATTCTGGAGATATGGACTAATGGTTCTATGACTCCAAAAGATGCTCTGCTTTATGCAGCTAATATTCTTCAGAGACATTTGGATATATTTGTCAATTTCGGAGAATTGCCTGAAGAAGAAATTCATGAGGAAGAAGAGGCAGAGACGGAATTGTCAGATAAGCTTAATACGCCCATAAGCGAGCTTGAACTTTCGGTAAGGAGTGAGAATTGTCTTAAGGAAGCAAATATTAAGACGATAGGCGATTTGGTGAAGTGCACAGAACAAGACCTGTTAAGGTATCGTAACTTTGGAAAGAAATCTTTAGCGGAGATTCAGGGTATACTTAAAGGGATGGGACTTTCCCTGGGAATGGGTGGGGACAAGAATAAGAAATCTTCTAAGAAAGAGGAGAAATGA
- the rplQ gene encoding 50S ribosomal protein L17: protein MRHRKKHRRLSRFGSSRKALLRSMARAFFSCEKITTTLTKAKESRRIFDELIKLGKKNDFNSKRSAFRILQDRDLVDKLFKDIAPRFKDVDSGFTRIVHYKNRRGDGAPLAIIELTIQKPKEKKKMPPKKKKKATADLKREKEERLEKEISPQEAEKDKEVLPKKEVKPIQKEKEIKEIKKEEPAPALREEKPKSFLEGIRSLFKRKKDKKEL, encoded by the coding sequence ATGAGACACAGAAAAAAACATCGTCGTCTTTCTCGTTTTGGCAGTAGTAGGAAGGCTTTATTACGGAGTATGGCGAGGGCTTTTTTCAGTTGTGAAAAGATAACTACTACTTTAACCAAGGCTAAAGAAAGCCGGCGTATTTTTGATGAACTTATAAAGTTGGGTAAGAAGAATGATTTTAACAGCAAACGCTCTGCCTTCAGAATCTTACAGGATAGAGATTTGGTAGATAAGTTGTTTAAAGACATTGCTCCTCGTTTCAAAGACGTCGATTCTGGATTTACACGCATTGTTCACTATAAAAACAGAAGAGGAGACGGTGCTCCCTTAGCGATTATTGAATTAACCATCCAAAAACCAAAAGAGAAAAAGAAGATGCCTCCTAAGAAAAAGAAGAAAGCCACAGCCGATTTAAAGAGAGAAAAAGAGGAGAGATTAGAAAAAGAAATTTCTCCTCAAGAGGCAGAAAAAGATAAGGAAGTATTACCTAAGAAAGAAGTTAAACCAATTCAGAAAGAAAAAGAGATAAAAGAGATTAAAAAAGAAGAACCTGCCCCAGCTCTTCGAGAAGAGAAACCCAAGAGTTTCTTGGAAGGAATTCGAAGTCTGTTTAAAAGAAAAAAAGATAAAAAAGAGCTTTAA
- the rpmJ gene encoding 50S ribosomal protein L36 codes for MKVRPSVKKICPRCKIVRRKGVVRVICANPKHKQKQG; via the coding sequence ATGAAAGTAAGGCCTTCAGTAAAGAAAATTTGTCCAAGATGTAAGATTGTAAGAAGAAAGGGAGTAGTTAGAGTTATTTGTGCTAATCCTAAACATAAACAGAAACAGGGGTAA
- a CDS encoding adenylate kinase, with protein sequence MRLILLGPPGAGKGTQADLLKNKLGIPHISTGDILRQVLKEDSDLGRRVRKIVETGELVPDDIIVEIMYNRLAYPDTKNGFILDGFPRTIKQAEQLDVLLERLDKKINLVLYFSTSTSKIIERLSGRLVCSNCGMNYHIKNMPPKKEGVCDGCGGKLYQREDDREETVRRRIDVYLKQTAELIDFYKSKKILHTIDANKDAQEVYKDLRLLFEKEGFSIKNNDFHKVTERTEPHA encoded by the coding sequence ATGAGGTTAATATTACTAGGGCCACCGGGGGCAGGAAAAGGTACACAGGCAGATTTGCTTAAGAATAAATTAGGGATTCCTCATATTTCTACCGGAGACATTTTGAGACAGGTTTTAAAAGAAGATTCTGACTTAGGTAGGCGGGTGAGAAAGATTGTGGAAACAGGTGAACTTGTGCCAGATGATATCATCGTCGAAATCATGTATAACCGTTTAGCATATCCAGATACAAAGAATGGTTTTATCTTGGATGGTTTCCCACGGACAATAAAACAAGCTGAGCAACTTGATGTGCTGTTGGAAAGATTAGATAAAAAGATTAACTTGGTTTTATATTTCTCTACCTCTACGAGTAAGATAATTGAACGGTTATCAGGAAGGCTTGTTTGTTCAAATTGTGGTATGAACTACCATATAAAGAATATGCCTCCCAAAAAAGAAGGTGTTTGCGATGGATGCGGTGGCAAATTATATCAGAGAGAAGATGACCGGGAAGAAACCGTGCGTCGCAGGATAGATGTATATTTGAAACAGACTGCGGAATTAATAGATTTCTATAAATCAAAAAAGATTTTGCATACAATAGATGCTAACAAGGACGCACAAGAGGTGTATAAGGACCTCCGTCTTCTTTTTGAGAAAGAAGGGTTTAGCATAAAAAATAATGATTTCCATAAAGTCACTGAAAGAACTGAGCCTCATGCGTGA
- a CDS encoding isocitrate/isopropylmalate dehydrogenase family protein: MSYKVTLIPGDGIGPEVISAAKMCISATGVKIDWEEHVAGEKAIAKYGTPLPKAVLESVRKNKVALKGPITTPVGSGFRSVNVVLRQELNLFACIRPCKSYPGVRTYYKDLGIDLVIIRENSEDLYAGIELKEGDEETIKLIEEIEKFTKKRIRFDSGISIKPISRFASRRIVRFAFEYALQNKRRKVTCVHKANIMKFTDGLFLKTAEELSQEYKGKVDFDSVIVDNLAMQLVQRPENFDILVLPNLYGDIISDLCAGLVGGLGLAPGANIGEGIALFEPVHGSAPKYTGQNKINPSATILSGVLMLRYLGEMEAASKLEQAVAKVIKEGKFVTYDLKPQRNDPTAVGTLQMAEAICRAIK, encoded by the coding sequence ATGTCCTACAAGGTTACTTTAATTCCGGGAGATGGCATAGGTCCAGAAGTAATTTCTGCGGCGAAGATGTGTATTTCTGCCACCGGAGTTAAAATTGATTGGGAGGAACACGTTGCAGGAGAAAAAGCGATAGCGAAGTATGGCACCCCGCTTCCAAAAGCAGTTTTAGAATCTGTACGCAAGAACAAAGTTGCTCTAAAAGGTCCTATCACTACACCTGTAGGTAGTGGTTTTCGGTCGGTAAATGTTGTTTTGAGACAAGAACTCAACCTATTTGCCTGTATAAGACCTTGCAAATCATATCCAGGAGTAAGAACGTATTATAAGGATTTAGGGATTGATTTAGTGATAATTCGGGAAAATAGCGAAGACTTATATGCCGGTATAGAACTTAAAGAAGGGGATGAAGAAACCATAAAATTGATTGAAGAGATAGAAAAATTTACAAAGAAAAGAATAAGATTTGATTCCGGGATAAGCATAAAACCTATTTCCCGTTTTGCCTCTAGACGTATTGTGCGTTTTGCTTTTGAATATGCTCTACAGAATAAACGCAGAAAAGTTACCTGTGTACATAAAGCAAATATTATGAAATTTACTGACGGTCTTTTCTTAAAAACAGCAGAAGAATTGTCCCAAGAATATAAAGGAAAGGTTGATTTTGATTCTGTCATTGTGGATAATCTTGCCATGCAGCTTGTTCAAAGACCGGAAAATTTTGATATTCTGGTTTTACCTAATCTTTATGGAGATATTATCTCTGACTTATGTGCAGGGCTTGTGGGTGGTTTAGGGTTGGCTCCGGGAGCCAATATCGGAGAGGGTATTGCTCTTTTTGAACCCGTTCATGGTAGTGCTCCTAAATACACTGGTCAGAATAAGATAAATCCTAGTGCGACTATCCTTTCGGGAGTATTAATGCTTAGGTACTTAGGAGAAATGGAAGCTGCGTCAAAATTGGAACAGGCAGTAGCCAAAGTTATTAAGGAAGGAAAGTTTGTAACCTATGACTTAAAACCTCAGCGGAATGACCCTACTGCTGTAGGTACACTGCAGATGGCGGAAGCAATTTGCCGAGCTATCAAATAA
- the rpsD gene encoding 30S ribosomal protein S4: MAKYKGPACRLCRREGIKLFLKGERCMSDKCSISRRPYIPGQHGKTKPKLSEYALQLREKQKVKRMYGILERQFKSYFRKASRAKGVTGEILLQFLERRLDSVIYNLGFAVARPQARQIVKHGHVRVNGHKVDIPSYMVKPNDVINLVGKESFVNSIKQNLEISKERAIPQWLELSADKLEAKVLRLPLRSDIVLPVKEALIVELYSK, from the coding sequence ATGGCAAAATATAAAGGACCAGCATGTAGATTGTGTCGCAGAGAAGGGATAAAGTTATTTCTCAAAGGTGAACGTTGTATGAGCGATAAATGCAGCATTTCTCGTCGCCCCTATATCCCTGGTCAGCACGGAAAAACTAAGCCGAAACTTAGTGAATACGCTCTCCAACTCAGAGAGAAACAGAAAGTTAAACGGATGTATGGCATATTAGAGAGACAATTCAAGAGTTATTTTCGTAAGGCTTCACGGGCAAAAGGAGTGACAGGTGAAATTCTCTTACAGTTCTTGGAGAGGAGATTAGATAGTGTTATTTATAATTTAGGTTTTGCAGTTGCAAGACCACAGGCGAGACAAATAGTTAAACACGGACATGTGCGGGTTAATGGTCACAAAGTAGATATTCCTTCATACATGGTTAAACCGAACGATGTGATAAATTTAGTTGGTAAAGAATCTTTTGTTAATTCTATAAAACAGAATCTTGAAATATCGAAAGAAAGGGCTATACCACAGTGGTTAGAATTATCAGCAGATAAATTAGAAGCAAAAGTATTACGTTTACCTCTGCGGAGCGATATTGTGCTTCCTGTCAAAGAAGCGCTGATTGTAGAGTTATATTCTAAGTAA
- a CDS encoding 3-isopropylmalate dehydratase large subunit gives MGQTISEKIFSRHSRKNVKSGDIVIADVDFSFSQDGTSLLVIEKFNSLGKESPAKNRAFAMVIDHSSPSPNQKISEIHNVMRNFCDGKRIRLYNIGEGICHQVIPESGFVMPGGLVCGADSHTCTYGALNAFASGMGSTDIAIILAYGKNWFLVPESIKFIVEGNLSFGCFAKDVILYIIGKVKADYANYRAVEYTGNVISGLSMDGRFTIANMSVEIGAKAGIMLFDKKTENWLKDKTKKKLNPVLPDKDAKYLEVKEFDISKIEPQVACPHSVDNVKPISVVKGTVINQAFLGTCTNGRLEDLEISAKILRNKKIHPEVRFIVAPASKRVFLEALNKGIIEVFIKAGAVVISPGCGPCVGTHAGVPADNEVIISTANRNFKGRMGNPNAEIYLASPATVTASAIEGKITDPRKYL, from the coding sequence ATGGGTCAAACAATAAGCGAGAAGATATTTTCACGCCATAGTAGAAAAAATGTTAAATCCGGCGATATTGTTATAGCAGATGTTGATTTTTCTTTTAGCCAGGATGGAACATCTCTTCTTGTTATAGAGAAGTTCAATTCATTAGGAAAAGAATCTCCTGCCAAGAATAGGGCTTTTGCGATGGTCATAGACCATAGTTCTCCCAGCCCGAATCAGAAGATTTCTGAAATTCATAATGTAATGCGTAATTTTTGTGACGGAAAAAGAATACGGCTTTATAATATCGGCGAAGGGATTTGCCATCAGGTTATACCCGAAAGTGGTTTTGTCATGCCAGGTGGTTTAGTTTGTGGAGCGGATTCTCACACCTGTACCTATGGAGCATTGAATGCCTTTGCCTCTGGAATGGGATCCACTGACATCGCCATAATTTTAGCGTATGGAAAGAACTGGTTCCTAGTGCCTGAGTCCATAAAATTCATTGTTGAGGGCAACCTTTCTTTTGGTTGCTTTGCTAAGGATGTTATTTTATATATTATTGGTAAGGTTAAAGCAGATTATGCTAACTATAGGGCAGTGGAGTATACGGGTAATGTAATAAGCGGGTTAAGCATGGATGGCCGTTTTACCATTGCCAATATGTCCGTGGAGATAGGGGCAAAGGCAGGGATTATGCTTTTTGACAAAAAGACAGAAAATTGGCTTAAAGATAAAACCAAGAAGAAATTGAATCCTGTTTTACCCGATAAAGATGCAAAATACCTCGAAGTGAAAGAATTTGATATTTCTAAAATTGAGCCACAGGTTGCTTGTCCTCATAGCGTAGATAATGTCAAGCCTATTTCAGTAGTAAAAGGTACAGTTATTAATCAAGCTTTTTTAGGTACCTGCACCAATGGTAGATTAGAAGATTTAGAAATTTCTGCAAAAATTTTAAGAAACAAGAAAATTCATCCCGAAGTTAGATTTATTGTAGCTCCTGCCTCGAAGAGAGTATTCCTAGAAGCATTGAATAAAGGGATAATAGAAGTGTTTATTAAAGCAGGGGCAGTAGTTATTTCTCCGGGTTGCGGTCCTTGTGTGGGTACCCATGCAGGAGTTCCTGCAGATAATGAAGTGATTATCTCCACCGCCAATAGGAATTTTAAAGGAAGGATGGGAAATCCCAATGCAGAGATATACTTGGCTTCTCCGGCAACGGTTACTGCTTCTGCAATAGAAGGGAAAATCACCGATCCAAGAAAGTATCTTTAA